In Bryobacteraceae bacterium, the following proteins share a genomic window:
- a CDS encoding D-aminoacylase, with product MKLLPLLLVTATLGAQTYDLVLHGGRVIDGSGNAWYRADVAIAQGRIAAIGRIPPSQGKRAIDISGRFLAPGFIDMMGNSSEPLLADRAAAESKLRQGITTLLAGEGGSVAPSERWPRFSPYFRTLEAKGIAINVVHNVGAAQVRRTVMGVENRAPTPAELDKMRKLVEEAMEDGAVGLSTALIYPPGTYATTEELVELAKVAGRYNGIYLTHMRNESFAVLDAVKESMHIGEAGGVPVHIFHLKAAGEDNWPLMQKSVDLIQAARDRGQDVTADIYPYVRNGIGLGSFLHPRHYGKGAAPFLATLKDPAVRRALRDEVESTNDWENWYRHVGRNWDNVLVASVGAGGEKRFEAKSVAEIAKMRGVDDWTAFFDLVAAGEVSVNPRSMNEEQKHLALRTEWVSVCTDAAPTPVSATGAHPRAFGSFPRILAHYVRDGKVISWEAAVRKMSSLAANRLGLYDRGRIALGLAADLVVFDPEKVRDKANFAHPVAFPEGIPYVIVNGEPVIDGGKFAQTNPGRVLRRR from the coding sequence ATGAAGCTGCTACCGCTACTGCTCGTCACCGCCACGCTTGGCGCGCAGACCTACGATCTTGTTCTTCACGGCGGGCGCGTGATCGACGGGTCGGGAAACGCCTGGTATCGCGCCGATGTCGCCATCGCGCAGGGGCGTATCGCCGCCATCGGCCGCATCCCGCCGTCGCAAGGCAAACGCGCCATCGATATCTCCGGGCGCTTCCTCGCCCCCGGCTTCATCGACATGATGGGCAACTCGAGCGAGCCGCTCCTCGCTGACCGCGCGGCCGCCGAGAGCAAGCTGCGCCAGGGCATCACGACCCTGCTCGCGGGCGAAGGCGGATCCGTGGCGCCCAGCGAGCGATGGCCGCGTTTCTCGCCCTACTTCCGCACCCTCGAAGCCAAAGGTATCGCCATCAACGTCGTCCACAACGTCGGCGCGGCGCAGGTGCGGCGGACCGTGATGGGCGTCGAGAACCGCGCGCCCACGCCGGCCGAACTCGACAAGATGCGCAAGCTCGTCGAGGAGGCGATGGAAGATGGCGCGGTCGGGCTCTCGACGGCGCTCATCTACCCGCCGGGCACCTACGCCACCACCGAAGAACTGGTCGAGTTGGCCAAGGTCGCCGGGCGCTACAACGGCATCTACCTCACGCACATGCGCAACGAGAGCTTCGCCGTGCTCGACGCCGTGAAGGAGTCCATGCACATCGGCGAAGCCGGCGGCGTTCCGGTGCATATCTTTCACCTAAAGGCGGCCGGCGAAGACAACTGGCCGCTGATGCAGAAGTCTGTCGACTTGATCCAGGCCGCGCGGGACCGCGGACAGGACGTCACCGCCGATATTTATCCCTACGTGCGCAACGGCATCGGGCTCGGCTCGTTTCTGCATCCGCGGCACTACGGCAAAGGCGCTGCGCCGTTTTTGGCGACGCTCAAAGATCCGGCCGTGCGGCGCGCGTTGCGCGACGAGGTGGAATCGACCAACGATTGGGAGAACTGGTACCGTCACGTGGGTCGGAATTGGGACAACGTGCTGGTGGCGTCGGTGGGCGCGGGAGGGGAGAAGCGTTTCGAAGCCAAGTCCGTGGCGGAGATCGCGAAGATGCGCGGCGTGGACGACTGGACGGCGTTTTTCGATCTCGTGGCGGCGGGCGAGGTGAGCGTTAACCCACGCAGTATGAACGAGGAACAGAAGCACTTGGCGTTGCGCACGGAGTGGGTGAGCGTATGCACGGACGCAGCCCCGACCCCGGTGTCGGCGACGGGCGCGCACCCCCGCGCGTTTGGTTCGTTCCCCCGGATTTTGGCGCACTATGTGCGGGACGGGAAGGTGATCTCATGGGAGGCGGCGGTGAGGAAGATGTCGTCGCTCGCGGCGAACCGGCTTGGACTGTACGATCGGGGCCGCATCGCGCTCGGATTAGCCGCCGATCTGGTGGTGTTTGACCCGGAAAAGGTGCGGGATAAAGCCAATTTCGCGCACCCGGTGGCTTTTCCGGAGGGGATTCCATACGTGATCGTGAACGGGGAGCCGGTGATCGACGGCGGAAAATTCGCGCAAACGAACCCGGGCCGGGTTCTACGGCGGCGCTAG